The genomic interval CCGAGGAATCCGGCACCGCCCGTCACCAGGGCGTGCCGCCAGGGAAACCGATCGGGTGCTGAGGACGCCATGTGCCCCATCTCCTTTCAGAGATCCGCTTCTCCCCCCATGGATCCTGCCGGAGTAATCCACCCGCGCATCCTCGGGACTACCGTTGGAATGAATCCGGGAACAGGAGGCGATCATGGGGCAGAGCCTGGACGGCGTTCTCGACGCGCTCCTGCGTCCGCGCACTGCGGCGGGGCGTGTGCTGGTCACCGGATGGTTCAGTTTCCCGGACGGTGAGGTGACCGCCGGTGACTTCCTCGCGGAGCGTGCGGTCTCCGACGCGCTGGGCCGTTCGGGTGTCCCGCACGAATCCGCCTGGAGCCCGCACTTCGCCCCCGGGGCCCTGACCCTGGAGGCCGCGGCCCCCGACCGGTACGAACAGGTGCTCTTCGTCTGCGGTCCTGTGCACGGGGACCAGCTCGCCCGGCTGCACGAGCGCTATGCCTCGTGCCGGCGGACCGCCGTCGGGGTGAGCGTGGTGGACCCGGAGTCCCCGGCGGTACGCGGGTTCGACCGGATCGTGGCCCGCGACCGCGACGGCAACGGGCTCCTGGCCGACCTGGCGCTCTCCGCGCGCACCCGGCCGGACAAGCCCGTGGTGGGCGTCGCCCTCACGCACGGCCAGGGCGAGTACGCGCGGCGGCGCGAGCACGACCGGGTCGCCGAGGCGCTGTACGCCTGGCTGCCCACCAAGGACTGCGCGCCGGTCGAGGCGGAGACCCGGCTGGCCCGCGACGACTGGCGGCTGTGCCGGACCGGCGACCAGTTCCTCTCCCTGCTCGGGCGGCTGGACCTCGTGGTCACGGACCGCCTGCACGGGATGGTCCTGGCGCTGAGCATGGGCGTACCGGCTCTGGTGGTGGATCCGGTGCGCGGCGGGGCCAAGGTGTCCGCGCAGGCGAGGGTGGTGCGCTGGCCCGCGGTGATCCCGGGCGAGACGCTGACC from Streptomyces drozdowiczii carries:
- a CDS encoding polysaccharide pyruvyl transferase family protein — translated: MGQSLDGVLDALLRPRTAAGRVLVTGWFSFPDGEVTAGDFLAERAVSDALGRSGVPHESAWSPHFAPGALTLEAAAPDRYEQVLFVCGPVHGDQLARLHERYASCRRTAVGVSVVDPESPAVRGFDRIVARDRDGNGLLADLALSARTRPDKPVVGVALTHGQGEYARRREHDRVAEALYAWLPTKDCAPVEAETRLARDDWRLCRTGDQFLSLLGRLDLVVTDRLHGMVLALSMGVPALVVDPVRGGAKVSAQARVVRWPAVIPGETLTARALDAWWTWCLSPAGRAAAERRRSLLR